The following coding sequences lie in one Salarias fasciatus chromosome 7 unlocalized genomic scaffold, fSalaFa1.1 super_scaffold_4, whole genome shotgun sequence genomic window:
- the LOC115383450 gene encoding solute carrier family 2, facilitated glucose transporter member 9-like, with product MALTELCRYPVLIFVVFVCGLSGPFHYGYNISVMNSPSKFIKALINDTLLERYNTTHDNSKVDSIWSATVSLFSLGGAVGSVAAGFLLSHLGRKKCMLLNAILVMAAAILMLTSKSAGSFEMIMIGRFLYGMNAAIGVAAHTLYMTECAPKHLKGTVSQTIINFTCLGRVCGMLLGLSELLGNEDYWVFLLGFIIITAFLLLVSLAFLPESPSFLLLNRGDRLECERALKKLWGDGDHSGAMEEMLQEKAALETADTVSVCGLMRDKRVCWQLITLIVTFVSLPLSGVIAVYFYSFEVFRAAGLEENLFPYLALGMSTVEFVSSFFAFPLAARKGTRFQLMLGYGIMAGTLVCLTISLALQSYTTWMPYVSIALIFIFVAGCAMGPGAATPALPTQIFPHAFKSAALSLGSCVAWLALFTIGMSFPHMVEKIHHYCFLIFLVVCVLCGLFVTFKFPDIKNHGARQVAVAFEMRNGAVVAVAPENDTKESNGQVESQEQDENDEMDTVM from the exons ATGGCTTTGACTGAGCTG TGTCGCTATCCTGTCCTGATATTTGTGGTTTTTGTCTGCGGCCTGAGCGGGCCATTTCATTACGGGTATAACATATCCGTGATGAATTCCCCCTCCAAA TTCATCAAGGCCCTGATAAATGACACACTTCTGGAGAGATACAACACCACCCATGACAATTCGAAGGTCgacagcatttggtccgctaCTGTGTCTCTGTTCAGCCTGGGAGGGGCAGTGGGGTCAGTGGCAGCTGGTTTCCTGCTTTCACATTTGGGCAG GAAGAAATGCATGTTGTTGAACGCCATTTTGGTCATGGCTGCCGCCATCCTGATGCTCACCAGCAAGTCTGCCGGGTCTTTCGAGATGATCATGATCGGACGCTTTCTTTACGGCATGAATGCAG CGATCGGTGTTGCGGCTCACACCTTGTATATGACTGAGTGTGCTCCAAAACACCTGAAAGGAACCGTGAGTCAGACCATCATCAACTTCACGTGCCTCGGGAGAGTCTGCGGTATGCTGCTGGGGCTCAG TGAGTTACTCGGTAACGAAGATTACTGGGTTTTCCTGCTCGGCTTCATTATCATCACCGCCTTCTTGCTGCTCGTCAGTCTGGCATTTCTGCCCGAGTCCCCCAGCTTCTTGCTGCTTAACAGAGGAGACCGACTGGAGTGCGAGAGAG CTCTCAAGAAGCTGTGGGGAGACGGAGACCACAGCGGTGCGATGGAGGAGATGCTGCAGGAGAAAGCCGCCTTGGAGACTGCTGACACCGTCTCCGTGTGTGGACTGATGCGGGACAAAAGGGTCTGCTGGCAGCTCATCACCCTGATTGTCACCTTCGTCTCGCTGCCGCTCTCTGGTGTCATTGCT GTGTACTTCTACTCCTTCGAAGTGTTCCGTGCAGCAGGACTCGAGGAAAACCTGTTCCCCTATCTTGCCTTGGGAATGAGCACTGTTGAGTTTGTGTCCTCTTTCTTCGCG TTCCCCCTGGCTGCACGCAAAGGCACCAGGTTCCAGCTGATGTTGGGCTACGGCATCATGGCTGGAACCCTGGTTTGCCTCACCAttagtctggctctgcag TCGTACACCACTTGGATGCCGTATGTCAGCATTGCCCTCATCTTCATCTTCGTCGCCGGCTGTGCGATGGGACCGG GCGCGGCGACCCCTGCTCTTCCAACGCAGATCTTCCCCCACGCCTTCAAGTCGGCTGCCCTCAGCCTTGGATCCTGCGTCGCCTGGCTCGCGTTGTTCACCATCGGCATGAGCTTCCCTCACATGGTG GAGAAGATACATCACTATTGCTTCCTCATCTTCCTGGTCGTCTGCGTCTTGTGCGGGCTGTTTGTGACGTTCAAATTTCCCGACATCAAGAACCATGGCGCGCGTCAGGTCGCTGTGGCCTTCGAGATGAGAAACGGGGCTGTGGTTGCGGTTGCCCCAGAAAATGACACCAAGGAAAGCAATGGGCAGGTTGAAAGTCAGGAGCaggatgaaaatgatgaaatggaCACTGTAATGTAA
- the LOC115383145 gene encoding uncharacterized protein LOC115383145 yields MIKPSVKILGVTVDHALTLDQHVKLLISSCFFQLRNIAKLRPIVSQAEMEILIHAFGSSRLDYCNSLFTFVSKTSLDRLQVVQNAAARLLTRTPRRSHITPILSALHWLPIKSRIQYKILVVTYRALHGQAPLYITDLLQPYVTSRSLRSSDQGLLVVPRSRLKTKGDRAFEVVAPTLWNSLPVNLRSADTVDSFKKQLKTHLYSLAFL; encoded by the coding sequence ATGATTAAACCCTCCGTTAAAATTCTAGGTGTCACTGTAGACCAcgctctgactctggatcaacaTGTGAAACTTCTGATCAGTTCTTgctttttccagttgaggaaCATAGCCAAACTGAGGCCCATTGTGTCTCAAGCTGAGATGGAGATCCTTATCCATGCGTTTGGATCATCAcgcctggattactgcaactcGCTGTTTACCTTTGTCAGCAAAACATCTTTGGATCGCCTGCAAGTGGTCCAAAACGCCGCTGCCAGACTGCTGACCAGGACtcccaggaggtcccacataacTCCAATCttatctgctcttcactggctccccattaagtctcgaatacaatataaaatccTTGTGGTTACGTACAGAGCTCTGCACGGCCAGGCACCGCTCTACATCACAGATCTGTTACAGCCTTATGTTACCAGCaggtccctgaggtcctccGATCAGGGCCTGCTGGTAGTCCCTCGCTCAAGACTAAAAACTAAAGGTGACCGCGCGTTTGAGGTAGTGGCTCCcactctctggaactccctcccagttaatctaagatcagcggacactgtcgactcctttaaaaagcagctcaagacGCATCTCTACAGTCTtgcttttctgtga